TTCATGCTTTTTCTAATATACGAATGTATCATCAAAAATTTTTGTGTAATGTTTAATATGCACATACAAATCGAGATAAAATTGTGCAAATAACCGTTGTTGATTTTAGTACGTATTATCAGTTCTGTTTAGATGATAAAGTTTTCAAAATGAAGTCTACAGCAAATATAGTACAAATGGATGGGTAAATGAATACAGCTAGAATGAATCTGCTTTACAGTATAACTATATTGGTAAGCATAGCAGGAATTCTACCTTATTGTAACTCTCAGAAATGTTGCACTGTCGATGAATGGACGGCCGACATGTTTCTTGACTATGGATTGGTGTTTAGTGATAACAAGAAAGAAGCTACAAAATCAGCTTACTCTTACATCAATGGGACAGTAAAAGTGACGTACGATTATCCTAACAGAAGGACCTACTTAAAAATTCATGGAGCGCAAGTATCGCATTTACTTCCGGATCCCATGCCATTCGACACCACCATAATCAATGATTACAAAAAAGTAAGGCCaatcaatttaaacattatttgaGAGAAGCTTTCAATAAACTGAAATAAATTTAGCAAGAGATTATTCATAAATTACattgtctacagggtattcaatATAACATATGGTCGGACGGAAGTTGTATGAAATCCGCAATCAAAAACATGACGAAACAATGCATACCAGGTATAGTTCTTCGTGCAACTGAAATCAACTGTGTTAATGCAAGTGTCGCAACAGCATTTTTGCGATGGAATTTAAGGTggatctctacaccaaataagCGTAGGAgttttttgttgcatgcatttgttaccaatactaggcacattattcaacaataatagacctcaaaatacaatacactattttctagagaatttttaaaatatcagtctggttccagataaccccttatttatcaaaattttaaacatttctgttttaaaattcttatgaaagtgaaatgttattaagtttagaaatgaaaaacaaaataatcatgaataaagtttgtatgatttttattggaatccacataaatatgaaactaaaatataaaaaaattcttttaaggcaaactgctggacaaaatcccacaaaagcctgaaaatataaacaatattcgtcGGTCAATgggatgaagaaaagaaattgaatgaaattgaaaaattaaaggaaatacttaattattgcaaaaatcttggtatgaaagatcctgtttaagagttgtctttctttattttacatggtctcaaatatcttgggatcaattttttaattaataaaaatcacgaagaaaaattaaaaaaaggaacaagtctatgctaaatatgtagatataagatTAGTAGTGCTTCTGATAATGTTTGAAGCTGAAAAATTATACttttgatgaatgcattatatatatttaactctttaaaacaaaatataagtagttaattatattataaattgccttttacttttttatatacaatagcaattataaacaacaaccatacgcatattaatacatacattagatgtccatagtgatacacat
This portion of the Magallana gigas chromosome 7, xbMagGiga1.1, whole genome shotgun sequence genome encodes:
- the LOC105334043 gene encoding uncharacterized protein isoform X2, with translation MNTARMNLLYSITILVSIAGILPYCNSQKCCTVDEWTADMFLDYGLVFSDNKKEATKSAYSYINGTVKVTYDYPNRRTYLKIHGAQVSHLLPDPMPFDTTIINDYKKGIQYNIWSDGSCMKSAIKNMTKQCIPDDAELVNTGSLVTDWNTVQNYRYTTTDDIPAHVDATIFQFTSPASCNPVHMVYFVGSVESGSGTLINLDVMNVVPYSIDPSVFNVPPQCKDNTVMVNRNTMLERLLELNIFI